Sequence from the Brassica napus cultivar Da-Ae unplaced genomic scaffold, Da-Ae ScsIHWf_1708;HRSCAF=2336, whole genome shotgun sequence genome:
TGTGAATATTGGACAAATGGAGCAGATAAAAACAAAGGGGAAGGATAACTCAAAGCTTGACATTATTCTACGAGATACAATGTGAGTTAGTCTCCAAATAATTCTTATAAacttttcgaaaaaaaaattaactcaaACAATATATATGCAGGAATGTTCATCTGACATGTACTTTCTGGAGTGACTTTGCGAAGAAAGTGATGGACTATACTAAAGAGAACAATACCACCATTGTTATCTGTGTGATTAAGTTTGCATGTATCAAGGAGTACAAAGGTAACTATAATCCTTGAAAGTTATTTATACCTACCTTTGTGCAGTTCcttttacaaataatttattaaatcttTGATTAATATGTAGGTAATATCTCTATATCAAATGCGTTCAACTCAACGCAAATCTTTCTCAATCCAGAAACTGCCGAAGTGAAAACGTTTACAGCCATGTATATCACACTTActccaataattttttttattattagtctTTTACTTCAAATAAAGTCTTTAAGTTGTTCAAATATTGTATTGTTCATGTTTTTTAAGGTTATCAGGCGACAATCAATTGGTCACACATAGTGACAGCAAAGTGTCATTTGGATCTGCAGTTTCACTTCATGATGAGATGCTGGTGATAAATCCGAGGAAAACAATTTCAGGAATTCTTGATTCAAGATCggtaactaatattttttatatttactttcaagagttttctttttgtattatttttatgaaaattgaaCAAAATTTAACGTGTgctcaaatatatttaaaataggtTGGAACCTGTGTGGTTGTAGCCAAAATCGATTATGTTGATTTGTCAAAAAAATGGTACTATGTTGCATGCGATGCAAAAAGAAAGTTCAACCATATGGAGATGATtctgatgatgaggatgattgTCTTCAACACAAACCTCGATACAACTGCCCAAAACACAATGACATCGAAGATGTTATCTACAAgtattaacattttattttcatcaTGCATGATCTTATTAATTATTAGATAATTTGAtactaatttgattttttgtttgtttgttatagtTATTTCTTGATTCTGCGTGTCTCTGATGAATCAGCATCAATAACAAAGTTTCTTTTGTTTGACGAAACTGCAAATAAACTCATTGCGAGGCCCGCTTTAGAGTTAGTTGAAGAGGCTGCAgaggtattgtttttttttgtgaagtaTATATTGATATATTGGCAGTCGGATATTTAATTGAAaattatttctatatattttcagGAACTTCCTTCTTTCGTTCCTCAATCTCTAACAGACTTAGTTGGGAGAAATTTTTTATTCAAGATCAAAATAGAATCAAAGAATCAAAAAGGCAGTAGTTCACCTTATATTGTTGATTTAGTGGCTGATGATGCAGATATGATTAAAGAATTTGAGGAACTGCCTATAATGAagataatattgtattattgtt
This genomic interval carries:
- the LOC125598462 gene encoding uncharacterized protein LOC125598462, translated to MKKHLTVLKEGEAVSVNTFQLKDYLGEFRTNPYPYKITFFRTTKVKAADDFLEYYPVKYFSNFENILSGKLDKNVLVDVIGQIVNIGQMEQIKTKGKDNSKLDIILRDTMNVHLTCTFWSDFAKKVMDYTKENNTTIVICVIKFACIKEYKGNISISNAFNSTQIFLNPETAEVKTFTAMLSGDNQLVTHSDSKVSFGSAVSLHDEMLVINPRKTISGILDSRSVGTCVVVAKIDYVDLSKKWYYVACDAKRKFNHMEMILMMRMIVFNTNLDTTAQNTMTSKMLSTIIS